One Gimesia aquarii DNA segment encodes these proteins:
- a CDS encoding serine/threonine protein kinase, with the protein MSSSETSPQKGAASSNKITHLGEFRLKRKLGAGGMGDVYLAEQESLDRKVAIKTLKKKIANDPKFVERFYREAKAMAKLDHPNVVRCYAVGEDHGFHYVAIEYIDGKSMQDWMNQLKRLSVGDATLIILACLDALSHAHESKLIHRDIKPDNILVTSKGVVKVADLGLAKAVDEDNSMTQSGTGLGTPLYMPPEQARNAKHVDHRTDIYALGGTFYNFLTGKFPFSGDTALELIMNKESGKFESVRKLNPEVPEKLDLLIEKMMAKNPDHRFKSCSEIMALLEEMQLESPALSFISSAERSNVSRGRSKGKNATSSSPPPQRSTGHEISSAKDAERSTRKNKDVVEKRVWFIQHENAAGKTMVSKMTVAQIKQGVRAGVINTGAKVKRTAEGKFISLAQCPEFDSVMQVRTIKDKADARAMNMEDKIKEISRDYDHRNRRRFFKNLAEGTWGWITLIIYLGVIAGICYLGYLFIPELWRWIAVKLNLS; encoded by the coding sequence ATGTCTTCATCAGAAACTTCACCTCAAAAAGGAGCGGCCTCCTCAAACAAGATCACTCATTTGGGTGAATTCAGACTAAAACGCAAGCTGGGAGCCGGAGGCATGGGTGATGTCTATCTGGCGGAACAAGAGAGCCTGGATCGAAAAGTAGCGATCAAAACGCTGAAGAAAAAAATTGCCAACGATCCAAAATTTGTGGAACGTTTTTATCGTGAAGCCAAAGCGATGGCAAAGCTGGATCATCCTAACGTAGTCCGCTGTTATGCCGTGGGGGAAGACCACGGATTCCACTATGTGGCCATTGAGTATATTGACGGCAAGAGTATGCAGGATTGGATGAATCAGCTAAAGCGGCTTTCAGTAGGCGATGCGACGCTCATTATTCTTGCCTGTTTGGATGCACTATCACACGCTCATGAATCAAAGCTGATTCACCGTGATATTAAACCAGATAATATTTTGGTAACGAGTAAAGGAGTAGTGAAAGTTGCCGATCTGGGGTTAGCCAAAGCCGTAGACGAAGATAACTCGATGACGCAAAGTGGCACGGGATTGGGAACGCCCCTTTACATGCCTCCCGAGCAGGCACGAAATGCCAAACATGTTGATCATCGGACTGATATTTATGCCTTGGGGGGGACTTTTTATAACTTTCTAACAGGCAAATTTCCCTTTAGTGGTGATACGGCGCTGGAACTCATCATGAATAAGGAGTCAGGAAAATTTGAATCCGTACGCAAGCTCAATCCGGAAGTTCCCGAAAAACTTGACTTACTGATCGAAAAGATGATGGCTAAAAATCCAGATCACCGGTTTAAGAGTTGTTCCGAGATTATGGCTTTACTGGAAGAGATGCAACTCGAATCTCCAGCGCTTAGTTTCATCAGTTCTGCAGAGAGATCCAATGTCTCGCGTGGTCGTAGTAAAGGCAAAAACGCGACATCATCTAGTCCACCTCCTCAACGTAGTACTGGACATGAAATTTCCTCCGCCAAAGATGCCGAGCGATCTACGAGGAAAAATAAAGACGTAGTTGAGAAGCGTGTCTGGTTCATTCAGCACGAAAATGCTGCTGGAAAGACTATGGTCAGTAAAATGACCGTAGCACAGATTAAACAGGGAGTGAGAGCAGGAGTCATCAATACAGGAGCCAAGGTCAAACGCACGGCAGAAGGAAAGTTCATTTCACTGGCACAGTGTCCCGAGTTTGATTCTGTGATGCAGGTACGCACGATTAAAGATAAAGCAGACGCGCGTGCGATGAATATGGAAGATAAAATTAAAGAAATCAGCCGTGATTATGATCACAGAAATCGACGGCGATTTTTCAAGAATCTGGCTGAAGGGACCTGGGGCTGGATCACTCTGATCATTTATTTGGGAGTGATAGCCGGAATTTGTTACCTCGGATATCTGTTTATTCCGGAATTATGGCGTTGGATCGCCGTAAAATTGAATTTATCCTGA
- a CDS encoding phosphoribosylaminoimidazolesuccinocarboxamide synthase encodes MASTALIESSLSGIPVKRGKVRDVYDFEDRLLFVATDRISAFDWVLCPGIPDKGRVLTQISRFWFERFAEIPNHLISMNPADLPLPDNADLEVLKGRCMVVKKTEVVPFECVVRGYLSGSGWKDYLETGAVCGLELPQGLSQSARLPEPLFTPATKAETGHDENVSFETMCAGVGQELAEQLRDLSIQIYQQGSEYACEQGIILADTKFEFGLLNGELILIDEVLTPDSSRFWPAELYQPGGPQPSLDKQFVRDWLESTTWDKNSPPPELPEEIVSKTRDKYFDAFRLLTGNECTW; translated from the coding sequence ATGGCATCAACTGCTCTTATTGAAAGTTCACTTTCAGGCATTCCCGTCAAGCGGGGAAAAGTACGTGACGTATACGATTTCGAGGATCGACTCTTATTTGTGGCGACTGATCGAATCAGTGCGTTTGACTGGGTGTTGTGTCCTGGAATCCCAGATAAAGGGAGGGTGTTAACTCAAATCAGTCGTTTCTGGTTTGAACGTTTTGCGGAGATTCCCAATCATTTAATAAGCATGAATCCTGCTGATTTACCGCTCCCAGATAATGCCGATCTGGAGGTTCTCAAGGGACGATGTATGGTAGTGAAAAAAACAGAAGTAGTTCCTTTTGAGTGTGTTGTTCGCGGTTATCTATCTGGTTCCGGATGGAAGGATTATCTCGAGACGGGAGCTGTCTGTGGTCTTGAGCTTCCTCAAGGGCTATCACAGAGTGCTCGGCTTCCAGAGCCATTGTTTACACCAGCCACAAAAGCGGAAACAGGCCATGATGAGAATGTTTCATTCGAGACGATGTGCGCGGGGGTTGGACAGGAGTTGGCGGAACAGTTACGAGATCTCAGCATTCAGATTTATCAACAAGGTTCAGAGTACGCATGTGAACAGGGAATTATTCTGGCCGATACAAAGTTTGAATTTGGTTTATTGAATGGGGAACTCATTTTGATTGATGAAGTTTTAACACCGGACAGTTCACGTTTCTGGCCAGCTGAGCTTTACCAACCCGGAGGACCTCAGCCTTCTCTAGACAAACAGTTTGTACGCGATTGGCTAGAGTCTACTACATGGGATAAAAACAGTCCGCCTCCTGAACTTCCTGAAGAAATCGTGTCGAAAACACGTGACAAATACTTTGACGCTTTTCGGCTGCTGACAGGGAATGAATGTACCTGGTAA
- a CDS encoding endo-1,4-beta-xylanase encodes MIATRFMGNLRFLIAPSQVPEDWSDLHRAYLNAVDGRVFPTRVEVDGNLLTFRRQTSQSCKLNIVWQINNFGRPVIRTASLPEREEPYVLLLELARGKISTLKDQLSAWQVAGLNIPDALWTLHNEAFSAFAQAAVAQDHLEECSKLASVALQKAHAAAEMLTQLYARQRLAILHQRSQAMKLPVSLGCNLGEFIPNKQESQLICQAFDAANTDLINWKLIEPIEGDQNWELCDQQVDWCEKNHLLIRGGCLLDFAPHGLPDWLESWKLDMVNFQSIISHFIETAITRYSGSIRIWTMVSSMNTGGVFGLNEETRLTLTARAIEVAKKTDDSIQCFIRVEQPWGDYLSKGQHQLSPMQFVDAIDRLGVGLSGIDLELSIGYHPNGSHHHDLLDISKLIDKWSVLNLPLHITLAFPSSDTVEEEAHPGMSTVQTNQWKTDWSEAAQAEWIDLYLPLLLAKPAVTGVYWSRFRDQDARRFPHSGLINSEGQAKPALQTISKYHKQYWRS; translated from the coding sequence ATGATTGCGACCCGTTTTATGGGCAACTTGCGTTTTTTAATTGCACCTTCTCAAGTACCTGAAGACTGGTCTGATCTTCATCGCGCGTATCTGAACGCTGTTGACGGAAGGGTGTTTCCCACGCGGGTTGAAGTGGATGGAAATCTTCTGACCTTTCGCCGTCAAACATCACAAAGCTGCAAACTCAACATCGTCTGGCAGATTAACAACTTTGGACGACCCGTGATTAGAACCGCTTCACTACCAGAGCGGGAAGAACCATATGTGCTGCTGCTGGAATTAGCCCGCGGTAAAATCTCTACATTAAAAGACCAGCTCAGTGCATGGCAAGTTGCTGGCTTGAATATACCCGATGCGCTCTGGACTTTACATAATGAAGCATTCTCTGCCTTCGCGCAGGCAGCTGTAGCCCAGGATCATTTAGAAGAATGTTCAAAACTGGCAAGTGTCGCATTACAGAAAGCGCACGCTGCAGCTGAAATGCTAACTCAACTTTATGCGCGACAGCGATTGGCCATTCTCCACCAGCGCTCTCAGGCAATGAAACTCCCTGTTTCACTTGGCTGTAATCTAGGTGAGTTTATCCCCAACAAACAAGAAAGTCAGCTGATCTGTCAGGCATTTGATGCCGCCAATACCGATTTGATTAACTGGAAACTCATCGAGCCGATTGAGGGAGATCAGAACTGGGAATTATGTGATCAACAGGTCGACTGGTGCGAAAAAAATCATCTACTCATTCGCGGAGGATGTTTGCTGGATTTTGCCCCGCATGGTTTACCAGATTGGCTTGAATCCTGGAAGCTGGACATGGTTAACTTCCAGAGCATTATTTCACATTTCATCGAAACTGCCATCACTCGATATTCCGGAAGCATTCGAATCTGGACAATGGTTTCTTCCATGAATACGGGAGGAGTCTTTGGATTAAACGAAGAAACCCGCCTGACGTTGACCGCGCGGGCTATTGAAGTTGCCAAAAAAACCGATGATTCGATTCAGTGCTTCATCAGAGTAGAACAACCCTGGGGAGACTATCTCTCGAAAGGGCAACATCAGTTATCACCGATGCAGTTTGTGGATGCCATTGATCGGCTGGGTGTCGGTCTTTCTGGAATCGATCTGGAACTTAGTATTGGCTACCATCCCAATGGCTCTCACCATCATGATTTACTGGATATTTCCAAGCTGATTGATAAATGGAGCGTACTAAATCTGCCTTTACATATTACTCTCGCTTTTCCCAGTAGTGACACAGTTGAGGAAGAAGCCCATCCTGGCATGTCAACCGTACAGACAAATCAATGGAAAACAGACTGGTCAGAAGCAGCACAAGCAGAATGGATTGACTTATACCTGCCTTTGCTCCTGGCTAAACCTGCGGTTACGGGTGTGTATTGGTCCCGATTTAGAGATCAAGATGCCCGACGATTCCCACACTCTGGCCTCATCAACAGCGAGGGACAAGCCAAGCCAGCTTTGCAAACGATTAGCAAATATCACAAACAATATTGGCGATCCTGA
- the bcp gene encoding thioredoxin-dependent thiol peroxidase, producing MVTESNVPEVGKRAPAFNLPAYPEGKVRLSQYKGEKNVLLYFYPKDNTPGCTTESCDFRDQSSTFERNDTVILGVSPDSVASHEKFATKFELPFILLADENHEIAEKYGVWVEKMNYGKKYMGIQRSTFLINKEGKIAAVWPKVKVKGHVAEVAEALKELD from the coding sequence ATGGTTACTGAAAGCAATGTGCCAGAAGTTGGCAAGCGAGCCCCTGCTTTTAATCTTCCTGCTTACCCTGAAGGAAAAGTTCGTTTAAGCCAGTACAAAGGCGAAAAGAATGTACTACTTTACTTTTACCCCAAAGACAATACACCCGGATGTACTACCGAGTCCTGCGATTTCCGAGATCAGTCTTCCACATTCGAACGAAATGATACTGTCATTCTGGGAGTCAGCCCGGACTCAGTTGCTTCGCATGAAAAATTTGCGACAAAATTTGAGTTGCCATTTATTCTTTTAGCAGACGAAAATCATGAAATTGCTGAGAAGTACGGTGTCTGGGTTGAAAAAATGAATTACGGCAAAAAATACATGGGAATCCAGCGTTCCACGTTCTTAATTAATAAGGAAGGCAAGATCGCCGCTGTTTGGCCCAAAGTGAAAGTCAAGGGACACGTTGCTGAAGTCGCAGAAGCTCTCAAGGAGTTAGATTAA
- a CDS encoding Gfo/Idh/MocA family protein yields the protein MSLLKVAVVGVGALGRHHARILAGIEGVSLIAVADTNPDQGQAIAEQNGCRWVSDYRELFEEAEAVSLAVPTQAHLAVASEFLSREIPVLVEKPIACNLQEAEELVRIAEAHDTLLQIGHVERFNPATQAAFERCSNPRFIRSERVSPYTFRSTDIGVIHDLLIHDIDLVLSVVNSQVRNVEAFGVSVMGENEDAVQARLRFQNGCIADLTASRICPSAKRTMQIWGTSGCVNVDFTSREVTSYQPSETLLYGTPPLERARKTGANLEALKQDVFGTFLKVDSPKVSSADALTAELTSFVDAIRSNSEPLVGGAQAIEAMQVAEQVLEAVNRHEWEGSQQGAIGPFIQFPAEERRMAG from the coding sequence ATGAGCTTATTAAAAGTCGCCGTAGTCGGAGTAGGAGCATTAGGTCGCCATCACGCCAGAATTTTGGCTGGAATTGAGGGCGTGAGTCTAATTGCTGTCGCAGACACAAACCCGGATCAGGGGCAGGCGATTGCCGAGCAGAATGGTTGTCGATGGGTTTCAGATTATCGCGAATTATTTGAGGAAGCTGAGGCCGTTTCACTGGCAGTTCCCACACAGGCTCATTTGGCTGTGGCAAGTGAGTTTTTATCTCGGGAGATTCCCGTTCTTGTGGAAAAACCAATCGCATGCAATCTGCAGGAAGCTGAAGAATTGGTGCGGATTGCCGAGGCTCATGATACACTACTTCAAATTGGCCATGTAGAACGGTTTAATCCAGCAACACAGGCTGCATTTGAACGTTGTTCAAATCCACGTTTTATTCGTAGCGAGCGTGTCAGCCCTTATACGTTTCGGTCAACGGATATTGGTGTGATTCATGATTTACTGATTCACGACATTGATCTGGTACTTTCTGTGGTAAATTCTCAAGTTCGAAATGTCGAAGCCTTTGGTGTTTCTGTAATGGGCGAAAACGAAGATGCGGTTCAGGCTCGCTTGCGTTTCCAGAATGGTTGCATCGCAGATTTGACTGCGAGCAGAATCTGTCCTTCCGCTAAACGGACAATGCAAATTTGGGGTACCTCTGGTTGTGTTAATGTTGATTTTACCAGTCGGGAAGTGACCTCATATCAACCTTCGGAAACGCTTTTGTACGGAACGCCGCCCCTTGAACGCGCGCGAAAAACAGGGGCAAATCTCGAAGCTTTGAAACAGGATGTGTTTGGCACTTTTCTGAAGGTGGATTCCCCAAAAGTTTCATCGGCAGACGCATTAACTGCAGAATTGACTAGTTTTGTGGACGCCATTCGGTCCAACTCAGAACCTTTAGTAGGCGGTGCACAGGCAATCGAGGCGATGCAGGTTGCGGAACAGGTGTTAGAAGCTGTCAACCGCCATGAGTGGGAGGGAAGTCAACAGGGGGCCATTGGTCCGTTTATCCAGTTTCCTGCAGAGGAGCGCCGCATGGCTGGTTAA
- the lpxA gene encoding acyl-ACP--UDP-N-acetylglucosamine O-acyltransferase: MSTNISNLSYVDPKAEIGEDVSIGPFCHVGPNVRIGKGSVLDSHVSITGHTNIGERNRFFPTSVIGAEPQDAGYSGAPTRLEIGDDNLFREGCTVHRGAEKEDHCTRIGNRNTFLCNSHVAHNCHIFDNVTLVNGVLIGGHVHVHDRAIISGNTVVHQFCTIGTLAFITGAARATIDVPPYMICTGSDEFRVRTVNMVGMQRAGISESSVAAVRKAHRLIYRKNKKLDEVREIFSQELEGVIPFTLNALFEHLESIKGSKAGRGREEAARNAKFTPDENDQNSTRRAA; the protein is encoded by the coding sequence ATGTCGACAAATATTTCAAATCTCTCCTACGTCGATCCTAAAGCAGAAATAGGTGAAGATGTTTCGATCGGGCCGTTTTGCCACGTTGGCCCTAATGTGAGAATTGGAAAGGGATCTGTTTTAGATAGCCATGTTTCCATTACAGGCCATACAAACATTGGTGAGAGAAATCGTTTTTTTCCAACCTCAGTGATTGGTGCAGAACCACAGGATGCAGGATATTCCGGGGCACCAACCAGACTTGAGATCGGCGATGATAATCTTTTTCGGGAAGGTTGCACCGTTCATCGAGGTGCAGAGAAAGAAGACCACTGTACGCGGATTGGAAACCGAAATACGTTTCTCTGTAACTCCCATGTGGCTCATAATTGTCATATTTTTGATAATGTGACTCTGGTGAACGGAGTCCTGATTGGCGGTCATGTACATGTGCATGACCGGGCGATTATATCGGGAAATACGGTCGTGCATCAGTTTTGTACGATCGGAACGCTCGCCTTTATTACAGGGGCAGCACGAGCGACGATCGATGTGCCACCATATATGATCTGCACCGGTTCGGATGAATTCCGAGTCCGTACAGTCAACATGGTGGGTATGCAGCGCGCGGGTATTTCAGAAAGTTCTGTTGCCGCAGTTCGCAAAGCTCATCGATTGATTTATCGAAAAAACAAAAAGCTGGATGAGGTACGAGAAATTTTCAGTCAGGAATTAGAAGGAGTGATTCCGTTCACATTGAATGCATTATTTGAACATCTTGAAAGCATTAAGGGTAGTAAGGCCGGTCGAGGTCGTGAAGAAGCAGCTCGGAACGCCAAATTTACACCTGATGAGAACGATCAGAATTCAACACGGAGAGCAGCATGA
- the lpxC gene encoding UDP-3-O-acyl-N-acetylglucosamine deacetylase, which translates to MQTRNQRTLARSIECSGVGIFTNADVKIRFCPAPENHGIQFIRTDLVDSKPIPALIQNAVFKQRRTAIEYQGASVEMIEHVMAALAGLRIDNCRIEINAPEAPCFDGSSQELSIELLEAGIVEQPFKRDLICIGQPVSVEDDTGSFIQAKPLNRSVLAIGYYLNYGEDSPIPPQCLTLEINPETWMKQLAFSRTFVLEDEVETMRSLGYGLRLSAGDLLVLGEQGVVDNELRTLDECVRHKILDCLGDFALIGCDLYGYFCANQSGHALNRELIKKIKSTHQIISSEAAWKIA; encoded by the coding sequence ATGCAGACTCGGAATCAGAGAACGCTAGCCAGATCAATAGAATGTAGTGGCGTCGGAATTTTTACCAATGCTGATGTAAAAATTCGTTTTTGTCCGGCCCCGGAAAATCATGGTATTCAATTTATTCGAACCGACCTGGTGGATTCAAAGCCAATTCCGGCATTGATCCAAAATGCAGTATTCAAACAGAGGCGAACGGCAATTGAATATCAAGGGGCATCGGTCGAGATGATCGAACATGTCATGGCTGCATTGGCGGGATTACGTATTGATAACTGCCGTATTGAAATTAATGCTCCCGAGGCACCCTGCTTTGACGGTTCTTCACAGGAACTTTCAATTGAACTCCTGGAAGCAGGTATAGTCGAACAACCTTTTAAACGAGATTTAATTTGCATCGGGCAACCTGTCTCGGTTGAAGATGATACAGGAAGTTTTATCCAGGCGAAGCCGTTAAATCGTTCAGTGTTGGCCATTGGTTACTATTTGAATTATGGCGAAGATTCGCCCATCCCTCCCCAGTGCCTGACTCTGGAAATCAATCCGGAAACCTGGATGAAACAGTTGGCATTCTCGCGGACTTTTGTGTTGGAAGACGAAGTCGAAACGATGCGAAGTCTGGGGTATGGATTACGCCTTTCAGCGGGAGATTTGCTGGTACTGGGAGAACAGGGTGTCGTTGATAATGAATTAAGAACATTAGATGAATGTGTTCGCCACAAAATATTAGATTGTCTGGGTGATTTTGCTTTGATTGGTTGTGACTTGTATGGTTATTTCTGTGCGAATCAGTCGGGACATGCTCTGAATCGCGAGTTGATCAAAAAAATAAAATCGACTCATCAAATAATTTCATCGGAAGCAGCATGGAAGATTGCCTGA
- a CDS encoding OmpH family outer membrane protein translates to MKKLLVSVSVIAIIACLACFTETASAQGNTGNSKTVEHKVGLIDMAHVFKHYEKFTALREELKTEIQQSDAKAKAMAEQIQAVQKEMQDFKQGSPEYLAREKQLAQAASDFEAFRKVAQRDFLRKESRIYHTIYMEVTDTVKKYAKIYNYTLIMRFNRENLDTDDPKKLIQGMNRQVVFHRADDDITLSVLDYLNRSYKPKSSGSGTPTRSTSRPKTSTNR, encoded by the coding sequence GTGAAAAAGTTATTAGTATCAGTTTCGGTGATTGCCATTATCGCTTGTTTAGCCTGTTTCACTGAAACAGCGTCTGCACAAGGCAATACAGGCAATTCAAAAACAGTCGAGCACAAAGTTGGCCTGATTGATATGGCTCATGTGTTCAAGCATTATGAAAAATTTACCGCATTACGTGAAGAATTAAAAACAGAGATTCAGCAAAGTGATGCCAAAGCAAAAGCCATGGCCGAGCAAATTCAGGCTGTGCAAAAAGAAATGCAAGATTTCAAACAAGGAAGCCCTGAATACTTAGCACGCGAGAAGCAATTGGCACAGGCTGCTTCTGACTTTGAAGCGTTTCGCAAAGTTGCTCAACGTGACTTCCTGCGTAAAGAATCTCGTATCTATCACACCATTTATATGGAAGTGACAGACACAGTCAAGAAGTACGCCAAAATCTATAATTATACTTTGATCATGCGGTTTAATCGGGAAAATCTCGATACTGATGATCCAAAGAAATTGATTCAAGGCATGAATCGTCAGGTTGTTTTTCATCGTGCAGATGATGATATTACGCTCTCTGTTTTGGACTACCTCAACCGAAGTTACAAGCCCAAATCATCAGGTTCAGGGACACCGACTCGTTCAACAAGTCGACCAAAGACAAGTACAAATCGCTAA
- a CDS encoding nucleoside permease — MSSQQSPLAIGIRLSIMMFLEFFVWGAWYVTVGNYMDANGMGNAIYWAYTVGPIAAIISPFILGMIADRFFASERVLAVLMILGGAALYYAPNVVGENGAGSGTFILLLLLHMLCYMPTLGLTNSIAFSHLKNQEVWFPLVRVFGTLGWIVANIIVSKVLGADKTATPLLVAGGAGVIMGIYSLTLPHTPPAAKGKKITVRDILGLDSLALLKDRSFLVFIVSSLLICIPLAAYYAYAPVFVADAGIANPAFKMSFGQMSEVLFMVLMPLFFKSLGVKRMLLFGMFAWVVRYALFAAGASDGVAWMIIAGILLHGICYDFFFVTGQIYVDQKAGPDIRAQAQGFLVLATQGVGMLVGALISGNLINAIVTGEGAAKLETWKDFWIYPTVAAFVIMVVFMILFKDDPKGAQDVSEEDVAKAASTEEMV, encoded by the coding sequence ATGTCATCACAGCAATCACCTTTAGCCATTGGTATTCGACTTTCAATTATGATGTTCCTTGAGTTCTTTGTCTGGGGAGCATGGTACGTAACCGTTGGAAACTATATGGATGCCAACGGGATGGGAAACGCAATTTACTGGGCATATACCGTTGGTCCGATTGCCGCGATTATTTCCCCATTCATATTAGGTATGATTGCAGATCGTTTTTTTGCATCAGAAAGGGTCCTTGCAGTACTGATGATTTTAGGCGGGGCTGCACTTTACTATGCCCCTAATGTTGTTGGAGAGAACGGGGCGGGAAGCGGCACTTTCATTCTTCTACTTTTGTTACACATGTTATGCTATATGCCAACTTTGGGGCTAACAAATTCCATCGCGTTTTCTCATTTGAAGAATCAGGAAGTCTGGTTTCCTTTGGTGCGTGTTTTTGGAACATTAGGATGGATTGTAGCGAACATTATTGTCAGTAAAGTCCTGGGAGCAGATAAGACAGCGACTCCATTGCTTGTTGCAGGCGGGGCTGGCGTTATTATGGGAATTTACAGCTTGACATTACCTCATACACCGCCAGCCGCTAAGGGAAAAAAGATCACAGTTCGCGACATTTTAGGGTTAGACTCACTGGCGCTTCTGAAGGATCGTTCGTTTCTAGTATTTATAGTGAGTTCATTATTAATCTGTATCCCGTTGGCTGCATATTATGCCTATGCACCTGTTTTCGTTGCTGATGCGGGGATCGCAAATCCTGCATTCAAAATGTCTTTTGGTCAGATGTCCGAAGTTCTATTCATGGTCCTGATGCCACTCTTTTTCAAATCTCTCGGTGTGAAACGGATGCTGTTATTTGGCATGTTCGCCTGGGTTGTTCGATATGCTTTGTTTGCTGCAGGTGCTTCTGACGGTGTTGCCTGGATGATTATAGCCGGGATTCTGCTACACGGAATTTGTTACGACTTTTTCTTTGTCACAGGGCAAATATATGTTGATCAGAAAGCAGGCCCCGATATTCGTGCACAAGCACAAGGATTTTTAGTATTGGCGACACAAGGGGTGGGTATGCTTGTCGGCGCACTAATCAGTGGTAATTTAATCAATGCAATTGTCACAGGCGAAGGGGCAGCAAAACTAGAGACTTGGAAAGATTTCTGGATCTATCCGACAGTCGCAGCCTTTGTAATTATGGTCGTCTTTATGATTCTGTTTAAGGACGATCCTAAGGGAGCTCAAGATGTCAGCGAAGAGGATGTGGCGAAAGCCGCCAGCACTGAAGAAATGGTCTGA